CACGAGCGCCACCTCCTCGCCGTCGCGCCGCTGCTGCGCGGCCTCGAACCACCGCCAGCAGCGCAGCGGGTTCGCCGTCGCGACCTGCTCGGGGTACGCGACGAGCGCGCCGGAGCGCTCGGCCGCCGCGTTCATCCGCGTGCCGCGCGCGAGGTCGTCGGGATCCTGCGTGCAGCCGTGCAACATCACGACGAGCGGCGCGGGTCGGCGCGCGTCGTAGCTCGCCGGCACGTACAGCTTGTACCGGCGGGCACCCGGCGCTCCGGCGTACGTGTGCCACTCGAACCGCCCCTCCGCTGCCGGCACCGTGACGGCCGGCGGCTGCGTCGGCGCCGCGGTCACCGCTGGAACCGCACGCCGAGGAACGCGATCGGTCCGATCTCGGGCATGTTGATCATCTCGACGTGGCGGCGATTGAACCCACACGAGCGGTCCTCCTGGTCGATGATGCTGTTCGGCTGCGCGCCCGTCGGGAGCTTGCTGGCCGGCACGTAGGTCACGTCCTGCGCCGTGCACGAGAGCAGGTTGCTCACGCCGAGGTTGAGCATCGTGTTCTGCAGCGTCGAGAGCTTCAGCGACACCGACGCGTCGAGCGTGCCGAACGTCGGAACGACGCCCTGGTTCGAGCCCGAGCGGAAGTAGTACGCGTTCACGTTGCGCCACGTCGCGCCGAACGTGAGCGGTCCGACGTCGCGCGCGGTCCCGCCGAACGTCCACTTCGTCGTCGGCGAGTTCAGCGACGTCGCCTCGGGGCTCGCGCCGCTCGGCGTCGTCAGCTCGTCGATCTTCACCGTCGACACCGTGCCGCGCAGCTCGACGTGCGGCGTGGCGACGAAGTTCGCGCCGATGTCCGTGCCCGAGACCTTCGCGTTCCCGAGGTTGTAATAGATCAGGACGATCGGCGAGATGTTCGCCTGGTTCACGATGCGTCCCTGCGCGTTCACCGGGATGTGGTTCCCCGGGTTCTCGGTCGGCACGGCCCACGTCGCCGCGCCGCCCGCGGCGAACGGGTTCCCGACGATCGTCAGGGGGCTCATGAAGTTCTGGTAGTCCGAGCGGAAGTATGTCGCGTCGAGGTACAGCCGCTGCGCGAGCACGCCCTTGTAGCCGAACTCCCACGTCTTGTTCGTCTCCGGCACCATCGCGCCGTACGTCGACACCGTGTTGCCCGCGGCGTTCACCGTCTTGAAGCCCGTCGTGTTGCCGTAGATCGAGATGATGCTCGTCCAGTCGGGGATGAAGAAGTTCGTCTGCAGGATCGTCGGCGACTTGAACGCGCGGTTGAACGTCACGCGCAGCGCCTGGTCCGCGATCGGCTTCACCACCACGCCCGCCTTCGGGCTCCACTGCGCGTGATACACGCTCGGCTTGTCGTAGCGCCCGGCGAGCACCACGTCGAGCCACGGCATCACCGGCGTCGTGGTCTGCGCGTACACGCCCTTCTGGTCGTTGCTGATGTCGGAGCCCGTGATGCGGTCCGTCAGCCACTGCCGGTCGCTGCTCACCACGTCGTCCCGGTACTGCGCCCCGAACACGACGGCAGTGTTGCGCAGCGGTGCCACGACGTAGTTGCCCTGTGCCTCGCCGGCGTACATCCGACCGTCGCTCGGCCAGTCCGACAGCATGCGCAGTGAGTCGGGCGACAGGCTCGCGGTCGCCGGCGTGAGCTGCGCGCCCGCGTAGCGGTTCAGCGCGAAGGACTTGCCGCTCTGCGACTGCGCGCGATAGGCGTTGAGGTACCAGTGCGGCGTCGTGTAGCGCGCCTGCGCGACGTTGTACTTCCACCCCGAGAGCTGGTTGCGGCCGACGTTCGTCTGCCCCACGCCGTCGGTGACGCTCATCCCCGCGTTCACCTCGAGACGGTTCTCGCCGTCGTACCAGACGACCGCGCCGGTGCCGCGCGCGACCTTCGCCTTCCAGTCGATCGGGGTCTTCAGGTTGTCCTCGCGCACGAGTCCCGTCGCGCACGTCGGCTTCTGTCCTGCGGCGAACGACACCGCGCCGCCGGCCGTGTAGCACAGGTAGTTCGCCCAGTCGTTCGCCGTCTGGTACTCGCCGGCCACCTTGAAGCCGAGCGCACCGCTCGACGTCGTGTTCGCGTAGCGCCCCTGGATGTCGGCGTAGCTCCGGTTGCCGCCGGTGATCTCCAGCGTCGCGCCCTTGTATTGCCGCGGATCCTTCGTGCGCAGCGACAGCACGCCGTTCGACGCATCGGGCCCATACAGCGCGGAGCCCGGGCCGACGAGCACCTCGAGCCCGGCGAGATCCACCTTCGGTGTCGGCGTGAACGAGCCGACCGGCAGCCCGTTCTCGGGCAGCACCGAGATGCGGCCGTCCTCCACCATGAGGAACCGGTTGTTGAACGACGAGTTGAACCCGCGCGCGTTGATCGCGATCGCCGTCATGCCGACCTGGATGAAGTCGACCCCCTTCGCCTCCTTCAGCGCGCCGGCGAACGTGTTGCCGACCGACTGGTCCAGCGTCTCCGTGCCGATGCTGGAGATGGTCGCCGGCGCGTCGGTGATCTTCTCCACGCGCCGCGACGCCGACACCACGACCCCGCCTAACGACGCCGCGGCCGCCTCCAGCGACGCGTCCGCCGCGGTGGCCTCGCCCGCGCGGACCACGACGTTCGGCACCGACCGCGGGCGCTGTCCGATGCGCTGCACGCGCACCTCGTACGTGCCGGCCGGCACGCCGCCGATCACGTAGCGCCCGTCGAGCCCCGAGAGCGCGCCGAGCCTCGTGCCGGTGAGCGAGACCTGCGCGCCCTGCACCGGCGCGTGGTTCTCGTCCGTGATCACGCCGACCACGCGGCCCGTCGCCGTGGCCTGCGCCGCGAGCGACGCGGGGACGGCGACGAGCGTGATCAGCGCGACCAGCGGCGCCGCGCGCACGACGAGCGCGCACGCGAGCGAGCGGTGGGACAGCCTCTGCATGGGGATTCCTCCACGAGCGTTGAAGGTCGACATCGCCACGAAACGTCTCGGCCTCTCTGCGCTACACGTCCATCACGAGCCGCACGTCGCCGTCGATCGCCGCCGCGGCGCGCGCGCGCGTCAGCCACGATCCGGCGAAGAACACCAGCAGCGACAGCACCAGGCCCACCGCGGTCCCGCTCACGCCCGCCGGAAACGCGTACAGCTTCAGGTACGCGAGCGTCTCCAGCGTCAGCGTGGTGGCGAGCCCCGTCACGATCGACGCGATCGCGCCCGCGCGCGTCGCGCCCGCCCAGTTCAACCCGATCGCGAGCGCGGGCACCGTCGTCGATGCGAACAGCCCCCAGCCGAACACGCCGAGGAACGCCACCAGCGCGCCCGAGTACTGCGCGATGAGCCCCGCCAGCAGCGCGAGCACGAGCGTCGAGATGCGCCCCCACCGCAGCTCGTTCCGCAGCGGGCGGCCCAATGCCGTCGGCAGGTCGTGCGTCACCACCGCCGCGCCGATGTTGATGAACGAGTTCGTCGCCCCCATCGTCGCCGCGGCCACGCCGGCGAACACGATGCCCGCGAGCAGCGCGGGCGTGAACTGCAGCAGGAAGCTCGGCGTCGCGGCGTCCGGCTTCGCGAGCGGCGCCATCCGCTGCGCGGACACGAGCGCCTTCACGCCGACGCCCACGCCGAAGTACAGCAGCAGCACCACGAGCTGGCCCACCGTCTTCAGCATCGGGTACCACTTGAGCTGCTTCGGGTCGCGCAGCATGTAGTACTTGTGCACGGCCTGCGGCTGGCCTAACGAGCCCATGCCGAACACGAAGAACAGCGACAGCGCGGCGAGCGGTGTCATCTTCCCGAACGGTCCGAGGAACCCCGCGTCCGTCGGCGTGATCGCGTTCGACAGGCCGGCCATGCCCCCGCCCAGCTTCAGCACGTACACGAATACCGCCGACGACGCGACGGCCATCAGCGTGCCCTGGAACACGTCGTTGTAGATCCCGGCGAGGATGCCGCCCGCCACCGAGTACGCGAGCGTGACGCCCATCCCGATCCAGATCCCCCACGTCACGCCGACGCCGAAGATCGCGTCGAGCACGTAGCCCATCGCCAGGCAGTTCGTCGCCATGTAGCCGACGATGCCGACGAGGATCGCGATGCCCGACAGCCCCTGCGCCATCGGCGACCGGTACCGCGCGCCGATCGCGTCCGGCACCGTCATCAGCCCGCGCACCTCGCCGAGCAGCCGCATGCGCTTCGCGAGCACCCACGCGCCGAGCACGTTCGTCACCGCTGCGGGGAGGATGAGAAAGAGCGCGCCGAGCCCCACCGAGTACAGCAGCCCGGGGCCGCCGATGAACGCGAAGCCCGACACCGACGTCGACACCGACGCCACCGTCAGCGCCACGAGCCCGATCCCGTGCCCGGCGACGAAGAAGTCGCTCGCCGTCCGCGTGCGCCGCGCCGCCCACACGCTGACGCCCACGATCACCGCGAAGTACGCGAGCGCCACGCCGACGATGGTCGGGTCGCCGAACCGGTCGAGCTGCGCGGCGCCGGTCTTCTGCTGCACCAGCGCGAGCGAAGCGAGGGAGCTGCTCATGCCCGTTCCCTCCTGCCCGCGCGCC
This DNA window, taken from Gemmatirosa kalamazoonensis, encodes the following:
- a CDS encoding TonB-dependent receptor; translated protein: MQRLSHRSLACALVVRAAPLVALITLVAVPASLAAQATATGRVVGVITDENHAPVQGAQVSLTGTRLGALSGLDGRYVIGGVPAGTYEVRVQRIGQRPRSVPNVVVRAGEATAADASLEAAAASLGGVVVSASRRVEKITDAPATISSIGTETLDQSVGNTFAGALKEAKGVDFIQVGMTAIAINARGFNSSFNNRFLMVEDGRISVLPENGLPVGSFTPTPKVDLAGLEVLVGPGSALYGPDASNGVLSLRTKDPRQYKGATLEITGGNRSYADIQGRYANTTSSGALGFKVAGEYQTANDWANYLCYTAGGAVSFAAGQKPTCATGLVREDNLKTPIDWKAKVARGTGAVVWYDGENRLEVNAGMSVTDGVGQTNVGRNQLSGWKYNVAQARYTTPHWYLNAYRAQSQSGKSFALNRYAGAQLTPATASLSPDSLRMLSDWPSDGRMYAGEAQGNYVVAPLRNTAVVFGAQYRDDVVSSDRQWLTDRITGSDISNDQKGVYAQTTTPVMPWLDVVLAGRYDKPSVYHAQWSPKAGVVVKPIADQALRVTFNRAFKSPTILQTNFFIPDWTSIISIYGNTTGFKTVNAAGNTVSTYGAMVPETNKTWEFGYKGVLAQRLYLDATYFRSDYQNFMSPLTIVGNPFAAGGAATWAVPTENPGNHIPVNAQGRIVNQANISPIVLIYYNLGNAKVSGTDIGANFVATPHVELRGTVSTVKIDELTTPSGASPEATSLNSPTTKWTFGGTARDVGPLTFGATWRNVNAYYFRSGSNQGVVPTFGTLDASVSLKLSTLQNTMLNLGVSNLLSCTAQDVTYVPASKLPTGAQPNSIIDQEDRSCGFNRRHVEMINMPEIGPIAFLGVRFQR
- a CDS encoding sodium:solute symporter family transporter, with the protein product MSSSLASLALVQQKTGAAQLDRFGDPTIVGVALAYFAVIVGVSVWAARRTRTASDFFVAGHGIGLVALTVASVSTSVSGFAFIGGPGLLYSVGLGALFLILPAAVTNVLGAWVLAKRMRLLGEVRGLMTVPDAIGARYRSPMAQGLSGIAILVGIVGYMATNCLAMGYVLDAIFGVGVTWGIWIGMGVTLAYSVAGGILAGIYNDVFQGTLMAVASSAVFVYVLKLGGGMAGLSNAITPTDAGFLGPFGKMTPLAALSLFFVFGMGSLGQPQAVHKYYMLRDPKQLKWYPMLKTVGQLVVLLLYFGVGVGVKALVSAQRMAPLAKPDAATPSFLLQFTPALLAGIVFAGVAAATMGATNSFINIGAAVVTHDLPTALGRPLRNELRWGRISTLVLALLAGLIAQYSGALVAFLGVFGWGLFASTTVPALAIGLNWAGATRAGAIASIVTGLATTLTLETLAYLKLYAFPAGVSGTAVGLVLSLLVFFAGSWLTRARAAAAIDGDVRLVMDV